The Mobula birostris isolate sMobBir1 chromosome 11, sMobBir1.hap1, whole genome shotgun sequence genome has a segment encoding these proteins:
- the LOC140205357 gene encoding 3 beta-hydroxysteroid dehydrogenase type 7-like: MGETRRRFPADSGLTKGSGPKRRPIFSTDATRPAEFLQRVTLDLTGAPERATMPREKGLVCLVTGGCGFLGKHLVRLLAERSEELKEIRVLDMVLDRELEALSTASLRVSLMQGDITSPGDMARAIQGADLVFHLASVIDFLGLIPESQILSINIQGTQTVIDACVQHDVPTLVYTSSMEAVGPNSKGQPFHRGDEDTVYEFAPASVYGRSKFQAEGLIRGANGMKTASGKTLFTLALRPLGIYGEGVFLLRNLAERASLCRGRLFRLSSADARMGCAYVGNVVWMHLLAARALREKPGLVGGQVYYCYDDSPDRSFLDFNMEFLASCGTLDLTGAPERATMPREKGLVCLVTGGCGFLGKHLVRLLAERSEELKEIRVLDMVLDRELEALSTASLRVSLMQGDITSPGDMARAIQGADLIFHLASVIDFLGLIPESQILSINIQGTQTVIDACVQHDVPTLVYTSSMEAVGPNSKGQPFHRGDEDTVYEFAPASVYARSKFQAEGLIRGANGMKVRARGSAGSSPLNLHCYNGP; encoded by the exons ATGGGTGAAACACGGCGGAGGTTCCCTGCAGATTCGGggctgacgaagggttccggcccgaaacgtcgaccgatcttttccacggatgctacccgacctgctgagttcctccagcgtgtt ACCCTGGATTTGACGGGAGCCCCCGAGCGAGCCACGATGCCCCGGGAGAAGGGTCTGGTCTGCCTGGTGACGGGAGGCTGCGGGTTTCTGGGGAAGCACCTGGTGCGGCTGCTGGCAGAGCGCAgcgaggagctgaaggagatcaGAGTGCTCGACATGGTGTTGGACAGGGAGCTGGAGGCGCTGAGCACGG CCTCTCTCAGGGTGTCCCTGATGCAGGGGGATATCACCTCCCCTGGGGACATGGCCCGCGCAATCCAAGGGGCTGACCTGGTCTTCCACCTCGCCAGTGTCATCGACTTCCTGGGTCTCATTCCCGAGTCCCAAATCCTCTCCATCAACATACAAG GGACCCAGACCGTGATTGATGCCTGTGTTCAGCACGATGTCCCGACCCTGGTCTACACCAGCAGCATGGAGGCAGTGGGGCCCAACTCCAAGGGGCAGCCGTTCCACAG AGGAGATGAGGACACGGTTTACGAATTTGCCCCTGCTTCAGTCTACGGAAGGTCAAAATTCCAGGCCGAAGGTCTTATCCGCGGTGCAAACGGGATGAAG acagcgtCCGGGAAGACCCTTTTCACCCTGGCCCTGCGTCCGCTCGGTATCTACGGGGAAGGTGTCTTCCTCCTCCGCAACCTGGCTGAAAGAGCGTCCCTCTGCAGGGGGCGCCTCTTCCGTCTCTCCTCTGCGGACGCCCGCATGGGGTGTGCCTACGTGG GAAACGTGGTCTGGATGCACCTGCTGGCAGCCCGCGCCCTGCGGGAGAAGCCCGGCCTGGTGGGCGGACAGGTCTACTATTGTTACGACGACTCCCCGGACAGGAGCTTCCTGGACTTCAACATGGAGTTTCTAGCGTCCTGCGGG ACCCTGGATTTGACGGGAGCCCCCGAGCGAGCCACGATGCCCCGGGAGAAGGGTCTGGTCTGCCTGGTGACGGGAGGCTGCGGGTTTCTGGGGAAGCACCTGGTGCGGCTGCTGGCAGAGCGCAgcgaggagctgaaggagatcaGAGTGCTCGACATGGTGTTGGACAGGGAGCTGGAGGCGCTGAGCACGG CCTCTCTCAGGGTGTCCCTGATGCAGGGGGATATCACCTCCCCTGGGGACATGGCCCGCGCAATCCAAGGGGCTGACCTGATCTTCCACCTCGCCAGTGTCATCGACTTCCTGGGTCTCATTCCCGAGTCCCAAATCCTCTCCATCAACATACAAG GGACCCAGACCGTGATTGATGCCTGTGTTCAGCACGATGTCCCGACCCTGGTCTACACCAGCAGCATGGAGGCAGTGGGGCCCAACTCCAAGGGGCAGCCGTTCCACAG AGGAGATGAGGACACGGTTTACGAATTTGCCCCTGCTTCAGTCTACGCAAGGTCAAAATTCCAGGCCGAAGGTCTTATCCGCGGTGCAAACGGGATGAAGGTGAGAGCGCGGGGGAGTGCAGGGAGCAGCCCGCTAAATCTGCACTGTTACAACGGCCCCTGA